A genomic segment from uncultured Marinifilum sp. encodes:
- the cls gene encoding cardiolipin synthase — MLLSFNWSEFLLHVFEVFGILYVLMITGTVIIVILENRSPLKTISWILVLSFLPIFGFIIYLVFGQSFRKRKMFGHKELGDLKWLQVMSHDQKLRLEKNRFLKDERIHEKKNIMTLLLNNSKALLTAYNKVEILNDGKETFTSIFKALKKAKDHIHLEYYIIEDGELASELLKILVAKAHAGVEVRVIYDDVGSWKLSKKYVQQLKDAGVKVQAFLPVRFPVLTSRVNYRNHRKIIVIDGNTAFVGGLNFADRYIKGLPGIGIWRDTHLKVSGEAASSLQIVFLIDWYFVRQEVLRNDKYLPYKKAKEKCLLQITASGADSDWASILQAYFSTITSAKQNVYISSPYFMPNSSILMALKTSAMSGVDVRVLIPNKSDSFMTYWSTLSYIDELLEAGVRIYFYKGGFNHSKIMTVDGIMSTVGTANMDVRSFEQNFEVNALVYDESITMQMRERFLQDLSLSEEIKLEQWRQRNKFQKLKESIARLFTPLL, encoded by the coding sequence ATGCTGTTATCATTTAATTGGTCGGAATTTTTATTACACGTTTTTGAGGTGTTTGGGATTTTGTATGTTTTAATGATTACAGGAACAGTTATAATTGTGATTTTAGAAAACAGAAGCCCTTTAAAAACCATTTCCTGGATTTTGGTTTTATCATTCCTTCCTATTTTCGGATTTATTATATATCTGGTTTTCGGACAGAGTTTTCGGAAGAGAAAAATGTTCGGACATAAAGAACTGGGCGATTTAAAATGGCTTCAGGTAATGAGTCATGACCAGAAATTACGTTTAGAAAAAAATCGTTTTCTAAAAGATGAGCGAATTCATGAGAAGAAGAATATCATGACTTTGTTACTTAATAATTCGAAAGCTTTACTTACAGCTTACAATAAGGTTGAAATTTTAAATGATGGAAAGGAGACTTTTACTTCTATTTTTAAAGCCCTAAAAAAAGCAAAAGACCATATTCATTTGGAATATTATATTATTGAAGATGGAGAATTGGCATCTGAATTACTAAAAATTTTGGTTGCTAAAGCTCATGCAGGAGTTGAGGTTCGTGTAATTTACGACGATGTAGGTAGTTGGAAGCTAAGTAAGAAGTATGTGCAGCAATTGAAAGATGCTGGCGTTAAAGTACAGGCATTTTTACCTGTTCGATTTCCCGTTCTTACCAGTCGTGTTAATTATCGTAATCATCGAAAGATTATTGTGATTGATGGGAATACAGCTTTTGTGGGAGGCTTAAATTTTGCAGATAGATATATTAAAGGCTTGCCAGGAATTGGCATTTGGCGCGATACACACCTTAAAGTATCTGGCGAAGCAGCCTCGAGTCTTCAAATTGTGTTTTTAATAGACTGGTATTTTGTTAGACAGGAAGTATTGCGTAACGATAAATATTTGCCTTACAAAAAAGCAAAAGAGAAATGTTTATTGCAGATAACTGCTTCGGGTGCCGATTCCGATTGGGCCAGTATTTTGCAGGCATATTTTTCGACAATTACCTCGGCAAAACAGAATGTATATATTTCTTCGCCTTATTTTATGCCTAACAGTAGTATATTAATGGCTCTAAAAACATCGGCTATGAGTGGAGTAGATGTGCGGGTTTTAATTCCAAATAAATCGGATTCGTTCATGACTTACTGGAGTACTCTTTCTTATATAGATGAATTGTTGGAGGCTGGTGTTCGTATTTATTTCTACAAGGGTGGATTTAATCACAGTAAAATAATGACTGTTGATGGAATTATGTCGACAGTAGGTACTGCAAATATGGATGTGCGAAGCTTTGAGCAGAATTTTGAGGTGAATGCTCTGGTTTATGATGAGAGTATTACCATGCAAATGCGCGAACGTTTTTTGCAGGACTTAAGCTTAAGCGAAGAAATTAAACTTGAGCAATGGCGGCAAAGAAATAAGTTCCAAAAATTGAAAGAATCTATTGCACGTTTGTTTACTCCTCTTTTGTAG
- a CDS encoding carboxypeptidase-like regulatory domain-containing protein translates to MNPLKNLIILILLCFISLHSHAKTKQDSIISISGQILQEKSLEPISNATISIKRTRKGTICDSLGIFHLQIQQSDTLIISALGYQAKQWEVPFIFNPDFPPFFTIKLNDISYLLKEIDIYALGTWEEFKEEFLNAEIKEKDPINKDIKKQLKPFNTKKPNIVPAQYRPKREGKMGVVGAIFAPTDFLHNKFSKTEKAKKKISKMIREESKNNKISQKFNADIVSDATGLKGNELLAFMEFCGSKIHVTEKSSEYEVMKQILDLYKEYTTKEE, encoded by the coding sequence ATGAACCCACTAAAAAATCTTATTATTCTTATCCTGCTTTGTTTTATTTCACTGCATTCACATGCTAAAACAAAACAAGATTCTATAATAAGTATATCAGGACAAATACTACAGGAAAAAAGTTTAGAACCAATTTCAAACGCTACAATATCAATAAAACGAACACGCAAAGGTACTATTTGCGATAGTCTGGGAATTTTTCATTTACAAATACAACAATCTGATACTTTAATAATTAGTGCATTAGGATATCAAGCTAAACAATGGGAAGTTCCTTTTATTTTCAATCCCGATTTCCCTCCTTTTTTCACAATTAAACTGAACGATATTTCTTATTTACTAAAAGAAATAGACATATATGCTTTAGGCACTTGGGAAGAATTTAAAGAAGAATTTCTAAATGCAGAAATAAAAGAAAAAGATCCTATTAATAAAGACATTAAAAAACAACTAAAACCATTCAACACTAAAAAACCCAATATAGTACCAGCCCAGTACCGACCAAAACGAGAAGGAAAAATGGGAGTTGTTGGGGCTATTTTCGCACCTACCGATTTTCTTCACAATAAATTTAGCAAGACAGAAAAAGCCAAGAAAAAAATCTCAAAAATGATTCGGGAAGAAAGCAAGAACAATAAAATCAGTCAGAAGTTTAATGCTGATATTGTATCGGATGCAACCGGATTAAAAGGAAATGAACTACTAGCATTTATGGAGTTTTGTGGTTCGAAAATACATGTTACCGAAAAGTCTTCCGAATATGAGGTAATGAAACAGATTCTCGATTTATACAAAGAATACACTACAAAAGAGGAGTAA
- a CDS encoding carboxypeptidase-like regulatory domain-containing protein, with product MKTLSLSLLLVISFAFNMFAQDKSDLSFIVSGKVINSETNEGVSFAHINLDDTYWGIICDSLGFFHLRVNPDQKLKISAMGFKEQIVSIVPPSVENKIFQEIYMEKESYMLKEVDVYSLGSWNDFKEQFVKQDTPEEENIASSFDFGNLKLAQAEAKTLKHQGFGMSFNIWGSGKKRTKGLRTIDPLQDLHDRMLSEKYNRDIVAEITHESGTRLDLLMKYINSNTQFSYQTRDIYIVSKIKQLHNKFIESNPTWDYDFTYTDSLGHVPNHLRP from the coding sequence TTGAAAACTCTTAGCCTAAGTCTCTTACTTGTTATTTCTTTTGCTTTTAACATGTTTGCACAAGATAAATCTGACCTAAGTTTTATAGTATCCGGAAAAGTAATTAATTCTGAAACAAACGAAGGTGTATCTTTTGCTCATATTAACCTAGATGACACTTATTGGGGCATTATTTGTGATAGCCTTGGTTTTTTTCACTTGCGAGTAAATCCTGATCAGAAACTTAAAATTTCGGCCATGGGGTTTAAAGAGCAAATTGTTTCTATTGTTCCTCCTTCGGTTGAAAATAAAATTTTTCAGGAAATTTACATGGAAAAGGAAAGCTATATGCTTAAGGAAGTTGATGTATACTCTTTAGGTAGCTGGAACGATTTTAAAGAACAATTTGTAAAACAAGATACACCCGAAGAAGAAAATATTGCTTCGAGTTTTGATTTCGGAAATTTAAAATTAGCACAAGCCGAGGCAAAAACTTTAAAACATCAGGGTTTTGGTATGAGTTTTAACATTTGGGGATCGGGTAAAAAAAGAACTAAAGGTTTGCGGACAATTGATCCCTTGCAGGATTTACACGATAGAATGCTTAGCGAAAAATACAATAGAGATATTGTAGCAGAAATTACTCATGAATCGGGTACGCGTTTAGATTTATTAATGAAATATATCAATTCGAATACTCAGTTCTCTTACCAAACGCGAGACATCTATATTGTTTCTAAAATTAAACAACTTCACAATAAGTTTATAGAAAGCAATCCTACTTGGGATTATGATTTTACATATACCGATTCGCTAGGGCATGTACCTAACCATCTGCGTCCCTAA
- a CDS encoding uracil-DNA glycosylase: MQNSIFLSNISIHKSWNSFLSNEVIDLIKNIESSIQLKSATPKKEYVLRFLEMDLKKIPVIILGQDPYPQKGVATGRSFEVNGLNSWHDKFRNVSLKNILRSIYKAYTGEALKYSEIIANLNEGNQLALNNDFKVLPPNQLFKYWWEKENVLLLNTALTCEIGKPNSHTKLWAPFTHKLLQFIADNNREVVWFLWGNNAQKIVENIDIKNKIETTHPMMCYQRENDILFGQVNPFKETLKKVNWTGHN, encoded by the coding sequence ATGCAAAATTCAATATTCCTATCTAATATATCGATTCACAAATCATGGAATTCTTTTCTTTCTAATGAAGTTATTGATTTAATTAAAAATATAGAATCATCAATTCAATTAAAAAGTGCAACACCAAAAAAAGAATATGTTCTTCGTTTTTTAGAAATGGATTTAAAAAAAATTCCGGTTATTATTCTTGGTCAAGACCCTTATCCTCAAAAAGGTGTTGCCACAGGCAGATCGTTTGAAGTAAATGGATTAAACTCGTGGCACGATAAATTTAGGAATGTATCCTTAAAAAATATTTTACGCAGTATTTATAAAGCATATACTGGCGAGGCATTAAAATATTCGGAGATTATAGCAAACTTAAACGAAGGCAATCAACTAGCATTAAATAATGATTTTAAGGTTTTGCCTCCCAACCAACTTTTTAAGTATTGGTGGGAAAAAGAAAATGTACTACTGCTTAATACTGCCCTAACTTGTGAAATAGGAAAACCTAATTCTCACACAAAACTATGGGCTCCATTTACACACAAATTATTACAGTTTATTGCCGATAATAATAGAGAAGTTGTATGGTTCTTATGGGGAAATAATGCTCAAAAAATAGTCGAAAATATCGATATCAAAAATAAAATTGAAACCACACATCCCATGATGTGCTACCAGCGAGAAAATGATATTTTATTTGGCCAGGTAAATCCGTTTAAGGAAACTTTGAAAAAGGTAAACTGGACTGGACATAATTAG
- a CDS encoding 2,3,4,5-tetrahydropyridine-2,6-dicarboxylate N-succinyltransferase: MYTSLKQSIESAWDDRSLLSSPEVQKNIEEVIELLDKGSLRTAEPIEGGWQVNEWVKKAVILYFPIRKMETIEVGPFEFHDKMALKTNYAELGVRVVPHAVSRYGAFLAKDVVMMPSYVNIGAYVDQGTMVDTWATVGSCAQIGKHVHLSGGVGIGGVLEPIQAAPVIIEDNCFIGSRCIVVEGVHLEKEVVLGANVVLTKSTKIIDVTGDEPVEYAGFVPARSVVIPGTRTKKFPAGEYQVPCALIIGKRKPSTDLKTSLNDALREYNVAV, translated from the coding sequence ATGTACACAAGTCTTAAGCAAAGCATTGAATCGGCATGGGATGACAGATCTCTTTTGAGTTCTCCGGAGGTTCAGAAAAATATAGAGGAAGTAATTGAGCTTCTTGATAAAGGAAGCCTGCGAACAGCAGAACCAATTGAGGGCGGTTGGCAGGTAAACGAATGGGTGAAAAAAGCAGTAATCCTTTATTTTCCAATTCGCAAAATGGAAACTATTGAGGTAGGCCCTTTTGAATTTCACGATAAAATGGCATTGAAAACCAACTATGCCGAATTGGGAGTTCGTGTGGTTCCTCATGCAGTATCGCGTTATGGAGCTTTCCTTGCCAAAGATGTGGTAATGATGCCTTCCTATGTGAATATTGGTGCTTACGTTGATCAGGGAACTATGGTAGATACGTGGGCAACTGTAGGTTCTTGTGCGCAGATTGGTAAACATGTTCACCTTAGTGGTGGTGTTGGTATTGGTGGTGTTTTAGAGCCAATTCAGGCAGCTCCGGTTATAATAGAAGATAACTGTTTTATTGGTTCGCGTTGTATTGTGGTTGAAGGTGTTCACCTTGAAAAGGAAGTAGTTTTGGGTGCAAATGTTGTACTTACTAAGTCTACTAAAATTATCGACGTTACAGGCGACGAACCAGTTGAATACGCAGGTTTTGTTCCTGCTCGTTCTGTAGTAATTCCAGGAACCCGAACTAAGAAATTTCCTGCAGGAGAATATCAAGTCCCTTGTGCGCTTATAATTGGTAAGCGTAAACCATCAACCGACTTAAAAACATCATTAAACGATGCATTGCGCGAATACAATGTTGCAGTATAA
- a CDS encoding L-threonylcarbamoyladenylate synthase, producing the protein MNKDINKAIEVLKSGGVILYPTDTIWGIGCDATNPDAVKRVYEIKQRQDCKAMLVLMENPNRLNSYVDEVPEIAWDLIDANDKPMTIIYPGAKNLAPNLINSDGTIGIRITEEDFTMRLIQRFKKPIVSTSANKSGEQSPANFYEINEELKELVDYVVEYRQEDMEKATASSIIKVGVGGEIEILRP; encoded by the coding sequence ATGAACAAGGATATTAACAAAGCAATAGAGGTTTTAAAATCAGGAGGGGTAATTCTTTATCCTACCGATACCATTTGGGGAATTGGCTGCGATGCAACTAACCCCGATGCAGTAAAGAGGGTTTATGAGATTAAACAGCGCCAAGATTGTAAGGCCATGTTGGTTTTAATGGAAAATCCTAACCGATTAAATTCTTATGTGGATGAGGTGCCCGAAATTGCATGGGATTTGATTGATGCCAACGATAAGCCAATGACTATTATTTATCCGGGAGCAAAAAATTTAGCTCCTAACCTTATCAATTCCGATGGAACAATAGGCATTCGAATTACCGAGGAAGATTTTACCATGAGGCTAATTCAGCGTTTTAAAAAACCAATTGTTTCAACATCAGCAAACAAGAGTGGAGAACAATCTCCAGCTAATTTTTATGAAATTAATGAAGAATTAAAAGAATTAGTCGATTATGTGGTAGAGTATCGTCAGGAAGATATGGAAAAAGCTACTGCTTCGAGCATTATAAAAGTAGGTGTGGGAGGAGAAATCGAAATACTAAGACCGTAG
- a CDS encoding head GIN domain-containing protein has protein sequence MNSKYINSLVAIFVFFLSISVLMAQKTENRKTESFKSISLSVSAKVYLSQENTTSVKIKAYDKDLNEIITEVEGSTLKIKRKKNKSWGWNTRSLKKVVIYISTPNIENLKISGSGNIIGQTPISSDNVNYTISGSGNIIIDKLSAENLNCSISGSGDVRLKGECKDEFKIRISGSGDAEASHFMAKKADIRISGSGDCEVYASDKIIARVAGSGDIYYRGNPEYVDSKSAGSGSIRSVGE, from the coding sequence ATGAATTCAAAATACATTAATTCGCTTGTGGCTATTTTTGTCTTTTTCTTAAGTATTTCGGTACTTATGGCCCAAAAAACAGAAAATCGAAAAACAGAATCTTTTAAATCTATTAGCCTATCGGTTTCTGCTAAAGTTTACCTTAGTCAGGAAAATACCACATCGGTAAAAATTAAAGCTTACGATAAAGATCTTAATGAAATTATTACCGAAGTTGAAGGTTCTACCTTAAAAATTAAGCGCAAAAAAAATAAAAGCTGGGGCTGGAACACTCGTTCGTTAAAAAAAGTAGTAATTTACATTTCTACTCCTAATATTGAAAACTTAAAAATATCGGGTTCGGGAAATATTATTGGTCAAACTCCTATAAGTTCAGACAATGTTAATTATACAATCAGCGGAAGCGGAAATATTATTATAGATAAACTAAGTGCAGAAAATTTAAATTGCAGTATTTCCGGATCGGGAGATGTTAGATTAAAAGGTGAATGTAAAGATGAATTTAAAATTCGAATAAGTGGTTCGGGCGATGCAGAAGCATCTCATTTTATGGCTAAAAAAGCTGATATTCGAATTTCTGGATCGGGAGATTGTGAAGTATATGCTTCAGATAAAATTATTGCTCGCGTGGCTGGTAGTGGTGATATTTATTATCGAGGAAATCCTGAGTATGTCGACAGCAAATCGGCAGGATCGGGTTCTATCAGGTCTGTTGGTGAGTAA
- a CDS encoding thioesterase family protein, whose product MEFKHIKKIQIRFGDIDLLGHVNNGVQLSYLDLARMDYLLQIYGKAIEWKDSALIVAHLTIDYLSSITLSDKVEVHTRIYKIGNKSIALHQNIVDSMSGEIKTKTSQVMVAYDPKNGKSVPLTEILKNRIEEFEGEMSVK is encoded by the coding sequence ATGGAATTTAAACATATCAAAAAAATACAAATCCGCTTTGGCGATATCGATTTATTAGGACATGTGAATAATGGTGTGCAATTAAGTTATCTTGATTTGGCAAGAATGGATTATTTATTACAAATATATGGTAAGGCCATAGAATGGAAAGATTCTGCCTTAATTGTCGCTCATCTTACAATTGATTACTTGTCATCTATTACTTTAAGCGATAAAGTTGAAGTACATACCCGAATTTATAAAATTGGAAATAAAAGCATTGCTTTGCATCAGAATATTGTTGATTCTATGAGTGGGGAAATAAAAACCAAAACATCTCAGGTTATGGTTGCTTACGATCCAAAAAACGGAAAAAGTGTTCCTTTAACAGAAATTCTTAAAAATAGAATTGAGGAATTTGAAGGGGAAATGTCTGTAAAGTAG
- the rimM gene encoding ribosome maturation factor RimM (Essential for efficient processing of 16S rRNA), with the protein MLRIEDCYLTGSFIKTHGVKGELVAKKNSDLLEKNKLESILVDIDGGLVPFFINGISKRNHSSMKILLEDIDTEAKAKRFIGCDIYILIKDAPDFIEDEDEIDPNVLIGFTYIDDEKGELGEIEDIQDYAGNIVLLITIKGEEVLIPFADENFIDLDEDNKSITMDTPDGLIDLYL; encoded by the coding sequence ATGCTAAGAATAGAAGATTGTTACCTAACTGGTTCGTTCATTAAAACTCATGGAGTAAAAGGTGAACTAGTAGCTAAAAAGAATAGTGATCTTCTTGAAAAAAATAAATTGGAATCAATCCTGGTCGATATCGACGGAGGATTGGTTCCTTTTTTCATTAATGGGATAAGCAAACGCAACCATTCTAGTATGAAAATTTTACTGGAAGATATAGATACCGAGGCTAAAGCCAAGCGTTTTATTGGTTGTGATATTTATATTCTCATAAAAGATGCTCCTGATTTTATTGAAGACGAAGACGAAATTGATCCTAATGTTTTAATAGGATTCACTTATATTGATGATGAAAAAGGTGAGCTTGGTGAAATTGAAGATATTCAGGATTATGCCGGCAATATTGTTTTACTTATCACAATAAAAGGAGAAGAAGTTTTAATACCTTTTGCCGACGAAAACTTTATCGATCTTGATGAAGATAATAAAAGCATTACCATGGATACTCCCGATGGTTTAATAGATTTATACCTATAG
- a CDS encoding 30S ribosomal protein S16, which produces MPVKIRLARHGRKRRAFYHIVVADSRAPRDGKYIERIGSYNPNTNPATIDLNFDKALTWLGNGAQPTDTARAILSYEGVMMKKHLLEGVKKGAFDEAKAEEKFQAWKQEKEAKINAKKEGLSKAAEDAAKARFDAEAKISADRAEAIAKKAAEAEAAAKAEEAGDAEAANEEEAEA; this is translated from the coding sequence ATGCCAGTAAAAATTAGACTAGCAAGACACGGTCGTAAAAGACGTGCATTCTACCACATTGTGGTAGCAGATAGCAGAGCACCACGTGATGGTAAATACATTGAGCGTATTGGATCTTATAATCCAAACACCAATCCTGCTACAATTGACCTAAATTTTGACAAAGCCTTAACATGGCTTGGTAATGGTGCTCAGCCTACCGACACTGCAAGAGCTATTTTATCATACGAAGGTGTTATGATGAAAAAACACTTGTTAGAAGGTGTTAAAAAAGGTGCTTTTGACGAAGCTAAAGCTGAAGAAAAATTCCAAGCTTGGAAACAAGAAAAAGAAGCTAAAATTAACGCTAAGAAAGAGGGTCTTTCTAAAGCTGCTGAAGATGCTGCAAAAGCACGTTTTGATGCGGAAGCTAAAATTAGCGCTGACAGAGCTGAAGCTATTGCTAAAAAAGCTGCTGAAGCAGAAGCTGCTGCTAAAGCTGAAGAAGCAGGTGACGCAGAAGCTGCAAATGAAGAAGAAGCTGAAGCTTAA